A genomic segment from Segniliparus rotundus DSM 44985 encodes:
- a CDS encoding formimidoylglutamate deiminase has translation MSATGEAVWWCEHALLDSGVADGVLVSTTDGRIASVEAGVAPTSASGVLRGLVVPGLANTHSHAFHRALRSRTQRDRGSFWTWRELMYEVAARLTPDLYRDLARAVYAEMALAGITSVGEFHYLHHDMGGAPYAEPNEMGLALIAAASEAGVRITLLDACYLSSAVDGSPLAEGTQQRFGDGSGDAWAERVEALHKQVGDQPGALVGAALHSVRGVPVSQMPAVVEWAAARRAPLHVHCCEQVGEVEQCLAVHGRTPIALLRDAGALGPRTTLVHATHLAADDLAAIDQSATGVCFCPTTERDLGDGIGPASALLAGSGSFSLGSDSHAVIDMFEEARAVELDERLARQERGLITASRLLRAATIEGQQSLGWSDAGQIRAGARADLVAVDMGSARTAGGGATVENVVFAATAGDVTDVVVDGRFVVQDRRHTAVPDVPRALADAIGAVIGGGGSQ, from the coding sequence GTGAGCGCGACGGGCGAAGCGGTCTGGTGGTGCGAGCACGCGTTGCTCGACAGCGGCGTTGCCGACGGGGTGCTCGTCTCCACAACGGACGGGCGCATCGCTTCGGTCGAGGCCGGCGTCGCTCCGACCAGCGCCAGCGGCGTGCTGCGAGGTTTGGTCGTGCCGGGTTTGGCGAACACCCACTCGCATGCGTTCCACCGGGCGCTTCGCTCGCGCACGCAACGAGACCGAGGATCGTTCTGGACCTGGCGCGAGCTCATGTACGAAGTTGCGGCCCGCCTGACTCCGGATCTGTACCGGGATCTGGCGCGCGCGGTGTACGCCGAGATGGCCTTGGCCGGGATCACGTCCGTGGGCGAGTTCCACTATCTGCACCACGACATGGGCGGCGCCCCGTACGCCGAACCGAACGAGATGGGCCTGGCGCTGATCGCCGCAGCGTCTGAGGCGGGCGTCCGGATCACGTTGCTCGACGCCTGCTATCTCAGCTCCGCCGTCGACGGCTCGCCGCTGGCCGAAGGCACGCAGCAGCGGTTCGGCGACGGGAGCGGGGACGCATGGGCAGAACGCGTCGAAGCGCTCCACAAACAGGTCGGCGACCAACCGGGGGCGCTGGTCGGGGCGGCGTTGCACTCGGTGCGCGGCGTGCCCGTGTCGCAGATGCCAGCAGTGGTGGAGTGGGCCGCCGCGCGCCGCGCGCCGCTCCACGTCCATTGTTGCGAGCAGGTCGGCGAGGTCGAGCAATGCCTCGCCGTCCACGGGCGCACGCCGATCGCGCTCTTGCGCGATGCGGGGGCGCTCGGGCCGAGGACCACTTTGGTCCACGCCACCCATCTCGCAGCCGACGATCTGGCGGCCATCGACCAGAGCGCCACCGGGGTGTGCTTCTGCCCCACGACCGAACGCGATCTCGGCGACGGCATCGGGCCCGCTTCTGCGTTGCTCGCGGGATCCGGATCGTTCAGCCTCGGCTCGGACAGTCACGCCGTCATCGATATGTTCGAGGAGGCCCGCGCTGTCGAGCTCGACGAACGGCTCGCCCGCCAGGAGCGGGGGTTGATCACGGCGAGCCGCCTGCTCAGAGCCGCGACGATCGAGGGGCAACAGTCCCTGGGGTGGAGCGACGCGGGGCAGATCCGAGCAGGCGCCCGGGCGGATCTGGTCGCGGTGGACATGGGCTCGGCACGCACGGCGGGCGGCGGAGCCACGGTGGAGAACGTCGTCTTCGCCGCGACTGCCGGGGACGTCACCGATGTCGTCGTCGACGGGCGGTTCGTCGTGCAGGACCGGCGGCACACCGCTGTGCCAGACGTGCCACGAGCGCTCGCCGACGCGATCGGGGCGGTCATCGGCGGGGGAGGCTCTCAGTGA
- the hutI gene encoding imidazolonepropionase yields MSVVYENIGELVTNDPEQGDGSALGILHDAALVTSGGRVLWVGPQACAPDADRRVDVEGACVIPGFVDSHAHLVFAGDRSAEFAARMSGEEYDGGGIATTVAATRAADDSVLADNVDRLAAELHRGGVTTFETKSGYGLAIEHEVRSLRIARQFTPETTFLGAHVVPAEHRGDRDGYVRLVAGDMLAACAPHARWIDVFCDRGAFDIDETRFILEAGAQAGLLPRLHAGQLAHGGGVRLAVELRAASVDHCTHTSDLDVQALAAASDTTVATLLPGAEFSTRAPWPDGRRLIDAGVVVALATDCNPGSSYTSSMAFCIALAVRDMRLTPAEAVWAATAGGAKALRRDDIGGLSPGKRADFVQLAAPSHIHLAYRPGVPLVRDVVKDGRSCRCEPHRV; encoded by the coding sequence GTGAGCGTCGTCTACGAGAACATCGGCGAACTCGTCACCAACGACCCGGAGCAGGGCGACGGGAGCGCGCTCGGCATTCTGCATGACGCTGCGCTCGTCACCTCTGGCGGACGCGTTCTCTGGGTCGGCCCGCAGGCGTGCGCCCCCGACGCGGACCGTCGGGTCGACGTCGAAGGGGCCTGCGTTATCCCCGGCTTCGTGGACAGCCACGCCCATTTGGTTTTCGCCGGGGACCGGTCCGCGGAGTTCGCCGCCCGGATGAGCGGCGAGGAGTACGACGGCGGCGGCATCGCGACCACTGTCGCGGCCACCCGCGCAGCGGATGACTCCGTGCTGGCGGACAACGTCGACAGGCTCGCGGCGGAGCTGCACCGTGGCGGAGTCACCACGTTCGAGACCAAAAGCGGCTACGGGCTCGCCATCGAGCACGAAGTCCGGTCGCTCCGGATTGCGCGGCAGTTCACCCCCGAAACCACCTTCCTCGGCGCGCACGTCGTCCCGGCGGAACACCGGGGCGACCGCGACGGCTATGTCCGGCTCGTCGCAGGCGACATGCTCGCCGCGTGCGCGCCCCACGCGCGCTGGATCGACGTCTTCTGCGACAGGGGCGCCTTTGACATCGATGAAACCCGGTTCATCCTCGAAGCGGGAGCCCAGGCCGGGCTGCTCCCCCGGCTGCACGCCGGACAGCTCGCGCACGGGGGCGGGGTCCGGCTCGCCGTGGAGCTGCGAGCGGCTTCGGTGGACCATTGCACCCACACCAGCGACCTCGACGTCCAGGCGCTCGCCGCAGCCTCAGACACCACGGTCGCCACGCTCCTGCCCGGAGCGGAATTCTCAACGCGGGCCCCGTGGCCGGACGGTCGGAGGCTCATCGACGCAGGTGTCGTCGTCGCGCTCGCAACCGACTGCAACCCGGGCAGCTCCTACACCTCCAGCATGGCCTTCTGCATCGCCCTCGCGGTGCGCGACATGCGCCTGACTCCGGCCGAGGCTGTGTGGGCGGCCACGGCCGGGGGAGCCAAAGCGCTGCGCCGCGACGACATCGGGGGGCTCTCGCCAGGCAAGCGCGCGGACTTCGTCCAGCTCGCCGCCCCCTCTCA